From Paucibacter aquatile, the proteins below share one genomic window:
- a CDS encoding GNAT family N-acetyltransferase: MPDPILIEVPETISTERLLLAAPRPGIGPALSVAVAESIGLLSPWMPWAQQVPSFEESEAVARRQQADFIARRDLCYQIYDRAPEGRRLLGGTGLHRMDWTVRRFEIGYWLRASAQGQGFMSEAVMALSHMAFEQLRARRVEIRMDEGNLASRAVAERCGFELEGILRCDSLSPQGEPRNTCVYARLGL; this comes from the coding sequence GTGCCCGACCCCATCCTGATCGAGGTCCCCGAGACGATCAGCACCGAGCGCCTGCTGCTGGCCGCGCCGCGGCCCGGCATCGGCCCGGCGCTGAGCGTGGCCGTGGCCGAGTCCATCGGCCTGCTCAGCCCCTGGATGCCCTGGGCCCAGCAGGTGCCCAGCTTTGAAGAATCTGAAGCGGTGGCACGCCGCCAGCAGGCCGACTTCATCGCCCGCCGCGATCTTTGCTACCAGATCTACGACCGCGCGCCCGAAGGCCGCCGCCTGCTCGGCGGCACCGGCTTGCACCGCATGGACTGGACCGTGCGCCGCTTCGAGATCGGTTACTGGCTGCGCGCCAGCGCCCAGGGCCAGGGCTTCATGAGCGAGGCCGTGATGGCCCTGAGCCACATGGCCTTCGAGCAGCTGCGTGCTCGCCGGGTCGAGATCCGCATGGATGAAGGCAACCTCGCCAGCCGCGCCGTGGCGGAGCGCTGCGGCTTTGAGCTCGAAGGCATCTTGCGCTGCGACAGCCTGTCGCCGCAGGGGGAGCCGAGGAACACTTGCGTGTACGCACGCCTGGGCCTGTGA
- a CDS encoding ArnT family glycosyltransferase, with protein sequence MTALAPQRFSPLAWGGWALVMATLFLLRLGAAPLFDVDEGAFAEASREMLASGDWLHTTLNGRDRFDKPIGVYWLQAGSLALFGVNEFAARLPSALCGLGWVLALAGFARPRFGDATAMFAATALGSSLGVLLIGRAATADALLNLLLVLTLLDLWRHLESSAGRPWALRRAALWAGLGVLTKGPVAVLIPFATLLLWLWRQQGLRALPRSLWRTLAEPGALALFFIAWAPWYAYALQRHGWAFIDGFLLQHNLQRFSSPLEGHGGGPLYYLLMLPLLSLPWTPLLAAALLQIRRHWQQPLPSFLICWAGFVLVFFSLSGTKLPHYVLYGLTPWLLLGAMSLKPPLSRAWRLALAVSAAGLVLLLGGLMAAAATGRLTAGKTGLYAELIAAAPALPGFAPALLAVLMALLLGLWLWPWLSLPKAALGTAVLAGGFLVAVVVPWWGQVLQGPVRAAALTAAQRDASQPGQIWLWRSQTPSFGFYRQQPTPGLPEPRPGDWVFTRADELKSAPPAAAYDIIRPGPGYVLLRWRTEAP encoded by the coding sequence ATGACGGCACTCGCTCCTCAGCGCTTCAGTCCGCTGGCCTGGGGCGGATGGGCGCTCGTCATGGCGACGCTGTTCCTGCTGCGCCTGGGCGCGGCGCCGCTCTTCGATGTGGACGAAGGTGCGTTTGCCGAGGCCTCGCGCGAGATGCTGGCCAGCGGCGATTGGCTCCACACCACGCTCAACGGCCGCGACCGTTTTGACAAGCCGATCGGCGTCTACTGGCTGCAGGCCGGCAGCCTGGCCTTGTTCGGTGTCAACGAGTTCGCGGCGCGCCTGCCCTCGGCCCTGTGCGGCCTGGGCTGGGTGCTGGCCCTGGCCGGCTTTGCCCGGCCGCGCTTTGGTGACGCCACCGCCATGTTTGCCGCCACGGCCCTGGGCAGCAGCCTGGGCGTGCTCCTGATCGGCCGCGCGGCCACGGCCGATGCGCTGCTCAACCTGCTCTTGGTGCTGACCCTGCTGGACTTGTGGCGGCATCTGGAGTCCTCGGCGGGCCGGCCCTGGGCGCTGCGCCGTGCGGCCTTGTGGGCGGGCCTGGGCGTGCTGACCAAGGGGCCGGTGGCGGTCTTGATTCCCTTCGCCACCTTGTTGCTTTGGCTGTGGCGCCAGCAGGGCTTGCGGGCTTTGCCGCGCAGCCTGTGGCGGACCCTGGCCGAGCCCGGCGCACTGGCCCTGTTCTTCATCGCCTGGGCGCCCTGGTATGCCTATGCCTTGCAACGCCATGGCTGGGCCTTCATCGATGGCTTTTTGCTGCAGCACAACTTGCAGCGTTTCAGCTCACCGCTGGAGGGCCATGGCGGCGGGCCGCTGTACTACCTGCTGATGCTTCCCTTGCTGAGCCTGCCCTGGACGCCGCTGCTGGCTGCGGCCTTGCTGCAGATCCGCCGGCATTGGCAGCAGCCCTTGCCGAGCTTTCTGATCTGCTGGGCTGGCTTTGTGCTGGTGTTCTTTTCGCTTTCGGGCACCAAGCTGCCGCACTACGTGCTGTACGGCCTGACGCCCTGGCTGCTGCTGGGCGCGATGTCCTTGAAGCCGCCCTTGAGCCGCGCCTGGCGCCTGGCACTGGCGGTTTCGGCTGCTGGCCTCGTGCTCCTGCTGGGCGGCTTGATGGCGGCGGCGGCCACGGGCCGCTTGACGGCGGGCAAGACCGGTTTGTATGCGGAACTGATCGCCGCCGCGCCGGCCCTGCCTGGCTTTGCGCCCGCGTTGCTGGCCGTCTTGATGGCGCTGTTGCTGGGCCTTTGGCTCTGGCCATGGCTGAGCCTGCCCAAGGCGGCGCTGGGCACGGCGGTTCTTGCGGGTGGCTTTTTGGTGGCCGTGGTCGTGCCCTGGTGGGGTCAGGTCTTGCAAGGGCCGGTGCGGGCAGCGGCCTTGACGGCCGCGCAGCGAGACGCGAGTCAGCCTGGCCAGATCTGGCTCTGGCGAAGCCAGACCCCGAGCTTTGGGTTTTACCGACAGCAGCCCACGCCTGGCCTGCCCGAGCCACGGCCCGGCGACTGGGTCTTCACCCGCGCCGATGAGTTGAAGAGCGCGCCGCCGGCTGCAGCCTACGACATCATCCGCCCCGGCCCGGGCTATGTGCTGCTGCGTTGGCGGACGGAGGCGCCATGA
- a CDS encoding MFS transporter: MATRFFASLSRPGLWPGLLFERMRRLLTLPPGDLLRDAIYRRLWTSILISSLGGQITMLALPLTAAVLLNASPTQMGLLTSMEIAPFVLFSLPGGVWLDRVRKLPVYIFGEAFLGLAVATVPLAAWMGWLTMTWLYVVGFVLGTVYTIAGSASQIVLTQVVSRDRLVEAHAKNALASSGAEVAGPGVAGVLIKLLGAPMALAVDAVLVLFSALILRGIKVQEQLTPSGQADFWRDLKAGVQFVRERALLVSLACTVGSWQLCYNAAQVVQILFATRSLGLSAQEVGLSYVALGAGTVLASVFGHRISAKVGPGPCLVLGVASSGFGWLLLGLMPANAWGVAAFAFMLFMFGVGAVLIFINFLSLRQAVTPAPMLGRMTSTMRWLILIPAGPGALLGGWLGEHVGLRSSLLFAGVGALCLALIAWRHPVIRDVRELPKAEDLEDQNPQGVAGASGLALDLGPNK, from the coding sequence ATGGCTACCCGCTTTTTTGCATCCTTGTCGCGCCCCGGCCTCTGGCCGGGCTTGCTGTTCGAGCGAATGCGCCGCCTGCTGACCCTGCCGCCTGGCGATCTGCTGCGTGACGCGATCTACCGCCGGCTCTGGACTTCTATCCTGATCAGCTCCCTGGGCGGGCAGATCACGATGCTGGCCCTGCCGCTGACGGCGGCCGTGCTGCTCAATGCCAGCCCCACGCAGATGGGCTTGCTGACCTCGATGGAGATCGCGCCCTTTGTGCTGTTCTCGTTGCCAGGTGGTGTCTGGCTGGACCGCGTGCGCAAGCTGCCCGTCTATATCTTCGGTGAGGCTTTTCTGGGCCTGGCCGTGGCCACCGTGCCCCTGGCTGCCTGGATGGGCTGGCTCACCATGACTTGGCTGTATGTGGTCGGCTTTGTGCTCGGCACGGTCTACACCATCGCTGGCAGTGCCTCGCAAATTGTGCTGACCCAGGTGGTCAGCCGCGACCGCCTGGTCGAGGCCCATGCCAAGAATGCGCTCGCCTCCAGCGGCGCCGAAGTGGCCGGCCCCGGCGTGGCCGGAGTGCTGATCAAGCTCTTGGGTGCGCCCATGGCCCTGGCGGTGGATGCCGTGCTGGTGCTGTTCTCGGCCCTGATCCTGCGTGGCATCAAGGTGCAGGAGCAGCTGACGCCGAGCGGGCAGGCAGATTTCTGGCGCGACCTCAAGGCCGGCGTTCAGTTCGTGCGCGAGCGTGCGCTGCTGGTCAGCCTGGCCTGCACGGTGGGCAGCTGGCAGCTTTGCTACAACGCCGCGCAGGTGGTGCAGATCCTGTTTGCCACCCGCAGCTTGGGGCTGAGCGCGCAAGAGGTGGGCCTGAGCTATGTGGCCCTGGGCGCCGGCACGGTGCTGGCCAGTGTGTTCGGCCACCGCATCAGTGCCAAGGTCGGGCCGGGCCCTTGCCTGGTGCTGGGCGTGGCCAGCTCGGGTTTCGGCTGGCTGCTCCTCGGATTGATGCCGGCCAATGCCTGGGGTGTGGCGGCTTTTGCTTTCATGCTCTTCATGTTCGGCGTCGGTGCGGTGCTGATCTTCATCAACTTCCTGTCCCTGCGCCAAGCGGTGACGCCGGCGCCCATGCTGGGCCGCATGACCAGCACCATGCGCTGGTTGATCCTGATTCCAGCCGGCCCGGGTGCGCTGCTGGGCGGCTGGCTCGGTGAGCATGTGGGCCTGCGTTCCTCGCTGCTCTTCGCCGGTGTGGGCGCGCTCTGCCTGGCCTTGATCGCCTGGCGCCACCCGGTCATTCGCGATGTGCGCGAGCTGCCCAAGGCCGAGGATCTGGAAGACCAGAACCCGCAAGGCGTGGCCGGCGCCAGCGGCCTGGCGTTGGACCTGGGGCCGAACAAATGA
- a CDS encoding GNAT family N-acetyltransferase — protein MPGLIERLSLGWQTDLIFARFDGQMIERPDCLVLRMPGNPLFYWGNALILPEPPRDTELTHWLQRFEEEVGQHTRESGHVAIGFDAAAPHEPLLSWAAAGFEIFGSATLAVTAAAWRRPQRALAPEFHIRALDLTQEGELAAVLDLQCESNDAGYEPFGYRVHRERQMRRYAAMQAAGLGSWFAVFAGEQLVADCGLFRAAQLGRPELGRFQHVGTHPAWRRRGLCTALIDAVVGQGLQTWGLERLVMCADPDDVAIGIYESLGFSRALAGDVRAICAQRRPTRDQAPNQR, from the coding sequence ATGCCTGGCCTGATCGAGCGCCTGTCCCTGGGTTGGCAGACCGATCTGATCTTTGCCCGCTTCGACGGGCAGATGATCGAGCGGCCCGATTGCCTGGTGCTGCGCATGCCCGGCAACCCGCTGTTCTACTGGGGCAATGCCTTGATCCTGCCCGAGCCGCCGCGCGATACCGAGCTGACGCATTGGCTGCAGCGCTTTGAAGAGGAGGTGGGCCAGCACACGCGCGAATCCGGCCATGTGGCCATCGGTTTTGATGCGGCCGCGCCGCATGAGCCGCTCCTGAGCTGGGCAGCGGCCGGCTTCGAGATCTTTGGCAGCGCCACCCTGGCCGTCACGGCCGCGGCCTGGCGCCGCCCGCAGCGAGCTTTGGCGCCCGAGTTCCACATCCGCGCGCTGGACCTGACGCAGGAGGGTGAACTGGCCGCCGTGCTCGATCTGCAGTGCGAAAGCAATGACGCGGGCTACGAGCCCTTCGGCTATCGCGTGCACCGCGAGCGCCAGATGCGCCGCTATGCCGCGATGCAGGCGGCCGGTCTGGGTTCCTGGTTCGCTGTCTTCGCAGGCGAGCAGCTGGTGGCCGATTGCGGCCTGTTCCGGGCCGCGCAACTCGGCCGGCCCGAGCTGGGCCGCTTTCAGCATGTCGGCACGCACCCGGCCTGGCGGCGCCGCGGCCTGTGCACGGCCTTGATCGATGCGGTGGTGGGGCAGGGCTTGCAGACGTGGGGGCTGGAGCGCCTGGTCATGTGCGCCGACCCGGACGATGTGGCCATCGGCATCTACGAATCGCTGGGTTTTTCGCGTGCGCTGGCCGGCGATGTACGGGCCATCTGCGCGCAGAGAAGACCGACCCGGGATCAGGCGCCGAATCAGCGTTGA
- a CDS encoding acyloxyacyl hydrolase: protein MTRVSKGLAASVALLLCSAHGWVQAEERAALKSMAVGGSLMSWAWLAWQGAPIDSALCAKQGPSGLRFEAAKDRELRAASLGWRLGECTAWRASSSALSLQLAPRLQLGAWQAERGAAEPRRLLDAAFIPALRWELGSPAAGLRLDLELGIGAGLISHSRIGARQKSTNFQFFDVMGLGLRSADARWRLSLDYRHVSNADIRKPNQAVDFIGLSVEVPMP, encoded by the coding sequence ATGACACGAGTTTCGAAAGGTCTGGCCGCCAGCGTGGCCCTGCTGCTGTGCAGTGCTCATGGCTGGGTTCAGGCAGAAGAAAGAGCCGCGCTCAAATCCATGGCCGTGGGCGGCAGCCTGATGAGCTGGGCCTGGCTGGCTTGGCAGGGTGCGCCGATTGACTCGGCCTTGTGCGCGAAGCAGGGCCCGAGCGGCCTGCGTTTCGAGGCCGCCAAGGACCGCGAGTTGCGCGCCGCCAGCCTGGGCTGGCGCCTGGGCGAATGCACGGCCTGGCGCGCTTCTTCAAGCGCACTCAGTCTGCAGCTGGCACCGCGGCTGCAGCTGGGGGCTTGGCAGGCCGAGCGCGGAGCCGCGGAGCCGCGGCGTTTGCTCGATGCCGCCTTCATCCCGGCCCTGCGCTGGGAACTGGGCTCGCCGGCCGCGGGTCTGCGCCTCGACCTGGAACTGGGCATCGGCGCCGGCCTGATCAGCCACAGCCGTATCGGCGCGCGCCAGAAGAGCACGAACTTCCAGTTCTTCGACGTCATGGGCCTGGGTCTGCGCAGCGCCGATGCGCGCTGGCGCCTGAGCCTGGACTACCGCCACGTCAGCAATGCCGACATCCGCAAGCCCAACCAGGCGGTGGACTTCATCGGCCTGAGTGTGGAAGTCCCCATGCCTTGA
- a CDS encoding phosphatase PAP2 family protein, giving the protein MSPAIPNACERRLPDALLSRARQGAVLCLAGLLALLALALRGSGREPLWLAQLQPTLAQFSPTLWSLLSVAGLGWAALGFVSVQKPALAERLWPTGLFALLVGGVLAQVLKKSINAPRPPSVLGAGELWVTGDPLFFNAMPSGHSATAATLVLLIWALARPPRWGQILLVWAAVSVGLARVGVGAHWASDVLAGWALGLVVGLLALHAVPHAPRWMHGARGVRWRAAVGLLSGCVLALMPWGYPLAENGQWLMGLGLIAAAAWQLWRHGELARPAALLRMVLGLLLLLALLAWAAPQVDLQQWQASLARVAAGDWLLASLALLLSLGLRGWRVQLEWRARRARSELPAVSLSYGASLRLLLLHTLALNWAPLRSGELGYLWLAQRQYGATASEALASLVWLRLQDLLVLGSLSLAAVLAWCLGQGAGLALLMSALCFLAGSALLRGVLARLQPSTQPQALPQGRWARLRAALAQAPSLGAQRPIALLSLANWWLKLAALGGLLMALLGGSPLQGLLAAIGGELGGMWPIQATAGLGSYEAGVAGVAAWLGVEMALPLVLAAALAVHGLALLLSTVAGLLVLLFYGFPARAPAVTLRVA; this is encoded by the coding sequence ATGAGCCCTGCCATTCCCAACGCCTGCGAGCGCCGCCTGCCTGACGCGCTCCTCTCGCGAGCGAGGCAGGGCGCCGTCCTGTGTCTGGCCGGCTTGCTGGCGCTGCTGGCCCTGGCTCTGCGTGGCTCCGGCCGCGAGCCGCTCTGGCTGGCCCAGCTGCAGCCCACGCTGGCGCAGTTCTCGCCCACGCTCTGGTCCTTGCTGAGCGTCGCCGGTCTCGGCTGGGCGGCGCTGGGTTTCGTGTCGGTGCAAAAGCCAGCCCTGGCAGAGCGCCTGTGGCCGACCGGCTTGTTTGCCTTGCTGGTCGGCGGCGTGCTGGCCCAGGTGCTGAAGAAATCGATCAACGCGCCGCGCCCGCCCTCGGTGCTGGGCGCGGGCGAGCTTTGGGTCACCGGCGATCCGCTTTTTTTCAACGCCATGCCCTCGGGACACTCGGCCACCGCAGCGACCTTGGTCTTGCTGATTTGGGCGCTGGCCCGGCCGCCGCGCTGGGGTCAGATCTTGCTGGTCTGGGCAGCGGTGTCGGTCGGCCTTGCGCGCGTCGGCGTCGGCGCGCATTGGGCCAGCGATGTGCTGGCCGGGTGGGCACTGGGCTTGGTGGTGGGTCTGCTGGCGCTGCATGCGGTGCCGCATGCGCCGCGTTGGATGCATGGCGCGCGGGGTGTGCGCTGGCGCGCTGCTGTGGGTTTGCTGAGCGGCTGCGTGCTGGCCCTCATGCCCTGGGGCTACCCTTTGGCGGAAAACGGCCAATGGCTGATGGGCCTGGGGCTGATCGCGGCCGCCGCCTGGCAGCTCTGGCGCCATGGTGAGCTGGCGCGACCGGCCGCCCTGCTGCGCATGGTGCTCGGCCTTTTGCTGCTGCTGGCGCTTCTGGCCTGGGCGGCGCCGCAGGTCGATCTGCAGCAATGGCAGGCCAGCCTGGCGCGCGTGGCAGCCGGCGACTGGTTGCTGGCGAGCCTGGCCCTTTTGCTGAGCTTGGGGTTGCGTGGCTGGCGGGTGCAGCTGGAGTGGCGCGCGCGGCGCGCACGCAGCGAGCTGCCCGCGGTATCGCTGAGTTATGGCGCCAGCCTGCGTTTGCTCTTGCTCCACACCCTGGCGTTGAACTGGGCTCCCTTGCGCAGCGGTGAGCTGGGCTACCTCTGGCTGGCTCAGCGCCAGTACGGCGCCACGGCCTCGGAAGCCCTGGCCAGCCTGGTCTGGCTGCGCCTGCAGGATCTGCTGGTCTTGGGCAGCTTGAGCCTGGCGGCGGTGCTGGCTTGGTGTTTGGGGCAGGGGGCGGGACTGGCCTTGCTGATGAGCGCGCTGTGCTTTCTGGCCGGCTCGGCGCTGCTGCGTGGCGTGTTGGCCCGGTTGCAGCCCTCGACCCAGCCACAAGCCTTGCCCCAGGGGCGGTGGGCGCGCTTGCGCGCGGCCCTGGCCCAGGCGCCATCCCTGGGGGCTCAGCGCCCCATAGCCTTGCTCAGCCTCGCCAACTGGTGGCTCAAGCTGGCGGCGCTGGGCGGCTTGCTGATGGCCTTGCTGGGCGGCTCGCCCTTGCAGGGCTTGCTGGCGGCGATCGGTGGCGAACTGGGCGGCATGTGGCCGATTCAAGCCACCGCGGGCCTGGGCAGTTATGAGGCGGGCGTGGCCGGCGTCGCCGCTTGGCTGGGCGTCGAGATGGCGCTGCCGCTGGTCCTGGCTGCCGCTCTGGCCGTGCACGGCCTGGCCTTGCTGCTCAGCACCGTGGCCGGCCTGCTGGTGCTCTTGTTCTACGGTTTCCCGGCCCGCGCGCCGGCGGTCACTTTGCGAGTCGCATGA
- a CDS encoding (2Fe-2S)-binding protein: protein MIVCLCHRVSDRDIRRQVADGVRNFEVLQDETRVAAACGSCLDCAREVFDEAVAQPACAARCGGAPLQMSAGSQPLRRMTVRPELLLP from the coding sequence ATGATCGTCTGCCTCTGCCACCGTGTTTCCGATCGCGACATCCGCCGCCAGGTGGCCGATGGCGTGCGCAATTTCGAGGTGCTGCAGGACGAAACCCGGGTGGCCGCCGCTTGCGGCAGCTGCCTGGACTGCGCCCGCGAGGTCTTCGATGAAGCTGTGGCCCAACCCGCCTGCGCTGCCCGTTGCGGCGGCGCGCCCTTGCAGATGAGCGCCGGCAGCCAGCCGCTGCGCCGCATGACGGTGCGCCCGGAGCTGCTGCTGCCCTGA
- a CDS encoding phosphatase PAP2 family protein → MSVWTSPRARHREMRAFLICLVAALALFAAWPTLDLSLSRSLYAGQFVHADKAWVRAMYEAVPWLTRALAVYLLLRLLAGRWRLSRPVWRRLWVSLLLLVLVVGALVHGPVKQFWSRPRPVQVLEFGGSEAYSPPLAPAGLNPERKRYSFVSGHAASGFALLAPALFAAPARRRWWGRAALGLGLLIGLGRILQGGHFLSDVLFAGLLVWGSALLIRQLWLLGGLRRVRPAQAQARAWIQSWKKRTV, encoded by the coding sequence ATGAGCGTCTGGACCAGCCCACGCGCCCGCCATCGTGAGATGCGCGCCTTCCTCATCTGTCTGGTCGCAGCCCTGGCCTTGTTCGCCGCTTGGCCGACGCTGGACCTGAGCCTCAGCCGCAGCTTGTATGCCGGCCAGTTCGTGCACGCGGACAAGGCCTGGGTTCGGGCCATGTACGAGGCCGTGCCCTGGTTGACTCGGGCGCTGGCCGTTTACCTGTTGCTGCGCTTGCTGGCAGGCCGTTGGCGTTTGTCGCGGCCGGTCTGGCGGCGGCTGTGGGTCAGCTTGCTGCTGCTGGTGCTGGTGGTGGGCGCCCTGGTCCACGGGCCGGTCAAGCAATTCTGGTCGCGGCCGCGGCCGGTCCAGGTGCTGGAGTTTGGCGGCAGCGAGGCCTACAGCCCGCCGCTGGCGCCGGCGGGTTTGAACCCTGAACGCAAGCGCTATTCCTTTGTCAGCGGCCATGCCGCCTCCGGCTTTGCCCTGCTGGCGCCGGCCTTGTTCGCAGCGCCCGCGCGGCGGCGCTGGTGGGGGCGGGCGGCGCTGGGCCTGGGGCTGCTGATCGGCCTGGGGCGGATCTTGCAGGGTGGCCATTTCCTCAGCGATGTGCTGTTCGCCGGCCTGCTGGTCTGGGGCTCGGCCCTGTTGATCCGGCAGCTGTGGCTGTTGGGCGGTCTGCGCCGCGTGCGCCCGGCACAGGCACAGGCACGGGCCTGGATTCAGAGTTGGAAGAAGAGAACGGTATGA
- a CDS encoding gamma-glutamyltransferase family protein codes for MQAFDWQNPYPSTRSPLFARNIVSTSHPLAAQAGLRILALGGNAVDAAIATAACMTLVEPCSNGLGSDAFCILWDGQQLHGLNASGTAPQAWTPEHFFKTYGTDAKTPPKRGWGGVTVPGAVAGWVALSERFGKLPFADLMAPAIEIAERGYAVPVVVQSKWAMAAELADLTSQPGFAEAFLPRGRAPQVGELFKFPAAARTLRLIAESKGEAFYRGEVAAAVEAFARSTGGAITAADFAAYQPEWVTPISQSYAGHELHEIPPNGQGIAALIALGILKHRDLRSHAVDSVAGQHLQIEAMKLAFADVYRYVADPRSMDVSAAELLDEQYLARRAALIDPNRAQDFQCGNPVKGGTIYLTAADESGMMVSFIQSNYMGFGSGLVLPGYGVSLQNRGHCFTLEAGHPNVVAPGKRPFHTIIPAFLTAPTSPAAPAPRGGAAPPWGGPAAAPDPQIPSRVPVMSFGVMGGNMQPQGHMQTLVRMLDYGQQPQTACDAPRWRFNEGLSLNVEPHMPPATVAGLRELGHQIGDIHDSYQDFGAGQFIWRLGDPAVEGYVAASDPRRDGAAVGF; via the coding sequence ATGCAGGCTTTCGACTGGCAGAACCCTTACCCGAGCACACGCAGCCCGCTGTTCGCGCGCAACATCGTGTCCACCTCGCACCCGCTGGCCGCGCAAGCGGGCTTGCGCATCTTGGCCCTGGGCGGCAATGCCGTCGATGCGGCGATTGCCACGGCCGCCTGCATGACCCTGGTCGAACCCTGCAGCAATGGCCTGGGCTCGGACGCGTTTTGCATCCTCTGGGACGGCCAGCAGCTGCACGGCCTCAATGCCTCGGGCACGGCGCCCCAGGCCTGGACACCCGAACACTTCTTCAAGACCTATGGCACGGATGCGAAAACTCCGCCCAAGCGCGGCTGGGGCGGCGTCACCGTGCCGGGCGCCGTGGCCGGCTGGGTGGCTTTGAGCGAGCGCTTTGGCAAGCTGCCCTTTGCCGACTTGATGGCCCCGGCCATCGAGATCGCCGAGCGCGGCTATGCCGTGCCGGTGGTGGTGCAAAGCAAATGGGCGATGGCGGCGGAGCTGGCCGACCTGACCAGCCAGCCCGGCTTCGCCGAAGCCTTCTTGCCGCGCGGCCGCGCGCCCCAGGTGGGCGAGCTGTTCAAGTTTCCGGCGGCAGCCCGCACCCTGCGCCTGATTGCCGAGAGCAAGGGCGAAGCGTTCTACCGCGGCGAGGTGGCCGCGGCCGTCGAGGCCTTTGCGCGCAGCACCGGCGGCGCCATCACCGCGGCCGACTTTGCCGCCTACCAGCCAGAGTGGGTGACGCCGATCTCGCAAAGCTATGCCGGCCATGAGTTGCACGAGATTCCGCCCAATGGCCAGGGCATTGCGGCCCTGATCGCCCTGGGCATTCTCAAGCACCGCGATCTGCGCAGTCATGCGGTGGACAGCGTGGCCGGCCAGCATCTGCAGATCGAGGCCATGAAGCTGGCCTTCGCCGATGTGTACCGTTATGTCGCCGACCCGCGCAGCATGGATGTGAGCGCGGCCGAGCTGCTGGACGAGCAGTACCTGGCCCGCCGCGCGGCCTTGATCGACCCGAATCGTGCCCAGGATTTCCAGTGCGGCAACCCGGTCAAGGGCGGCACCATCTACCTGACTGCAGCCGACGAGAGCGGCATGATGGTCAGCTTCATCCAGAGCAATTACATGGGCTTTGGCTCCGGCCTCGTGCTGCCCGGCTACGGTGTGTCCTTGCAGAACCGGGGCCACTGCTTCACGCTGGAAGCGGGCCACCCGAACGTGGTCGCGCCCGGCAAGCGCCCATTCCACACCATCATCCCCGCGTTTCTGACAGCCCCCACGTCGCCTGCGGCTCCTGCCCCCCGAGGGGGCGCGGCGCCGCCTTGGGGCGGCCCGGCGGCAGCGCCTGACCCACAAATTCCGAGTCGGGTTCCAGTGATGAGCTTCGGCGTGATGGGCGGCAATATGCAGCCGCAAGGCCATATGCAGACCCTGGTGCGCATGCTGGACTATGGCCAGCAGCCGCAGACCGCCTGCGACGCACCGCGCTGGCGCTTCAACGAAGGCCTGTCGCTCAATGTCGAGCCGCACATGCCGCCGGCCACGGTGGCCGGCCTGCGCGAGCTGGGCCATCAGATTGGCGACATCCACGACAGTTATCAAGACTTCGGCGCCGGCCAATTCATCTGGCGCCTGGGCGACCCGGCGGTGGAAGGCTATGTGGCCGCCAGCGACCCGCGCCGCGACGGCGCCGCGGTGGGCTTCTGA
- a CDS encoding glycosyltransferase family 2 protein: protein MNPSSSLVLDPPLGALPAAGADAVGAAAGSHSAHALEPLPAHRLSVVVPMYNERENAAPLIDAVQAALADYGYPWELLVVDDGSRDGTAALLSQHARRVGPHIRVIRLARNFRQTAAMQAGIDAARGDVIVTMDGDLQNDPRDIPRLVERLLREDLDLVAGWRQQRQDGLWLRKIPSLLANRLIRKITGLQFQDLGCSLKAFRAPVLKQVRLYGEMHRFIPAWLATVTAPERMAEEPVQHHARLRGQSKYGISRSLRVVVDLLAVFFFLRFGTRPGHFFGVLGLGVMMVGMALLSYLGVLKLLGESIGGRPLLLLGFFSLLGGLQFLTTGVLAELLMRVYFEGRQVRPYQRALHSADADPTPERGWSQAAP, encoded by the coding sequence ATGAATCCTTCTTCCTCCCTGGTCCTCGACCCGCCCCTGGGTGCGCTGCCGGCTGCCGGTGCTGATGCTGTTGGCGCAGCTGCAGGCAGTCATTCGGCCCACGCGCTCGAGCCGCTGCCAGCGCACCGCCTCAGCGTGGTCGTGCCCATGTACAACGAGCGCGAGAACGCCGCGCCCTTGATCGACGCGGTGCAGGCCGCGCTGGCGGACTATGGCTACCCTTGGGAGCTGCTGGTGGTGGACGATGGCAGCCGCGATGGCACGGCCGCCCTGCTGAGCCAGCATGCCCGGCGCGTCGGCCCGCATATCCGCGTCATCCGCCTGGCACGCAATTTCCGCCAGACCGCGGCCATGCAGGCCGGTATCGATGCGGCCCGTGGCGATGTCATCGTCACCATGGACGGTGACTTGCAAAACGACCCACGCGACATCCCGCGCCTGGTCGAGCGCCTGCTGCGCGAAGACCTGGATCTGGTGGCCGGTTGGCGCCAGCAGCGGCAGGATGGCCTGTGGCTGCGCAAGATTCCTTCGTTGCTGGCCAACCGCCTGATCCGCAAGATCACCGGCCTGCAGTTCCAGGACCTGGGCTGCAGTCTCAAGGCCTTCCGTGCGCCGGTGCTCAAGCAGGTTCGCTTGTACGGGGAGATGCATCGTTTCATCCCGGCCTGGCTGGCCACGGTGACCGCGCCCGAGCGCATGGCCGAGGAGCCGGTGCAGCACCACGCGCGCCTGCGCGGCCAGTCCAAGTACGGCATCTCGCGCTCGTTGCGGGTGGTGGTCGATCTGCTGGCCGTGTTTTTCTTCCTGCGCTTCGGCACCCGGCCGGGGCATTTCTTCGGCGTGCTGGGCTTGGGCGTGATGATGGTGGGCATGGCCCTGCTCAGTTATCTGGGCGTGCTCAAGCTGCTGGGTGAGTCGATCGGCGGCCGGCCCTTGCTGCTGCTGGGCTTCTTCTCGCTGCTGGGCGGCTTGCAGTTCCTGACCACCGGTGTGCTGGCCGAGCTCCTGATGCGGGTGTACTTCGAGGGTCGCCAGGTGCGGCCTTACCAGCGTGCCCTGCACAGCGCCGACGCCGACCCCACGCCCGAGCGCGGCTGGAGCCAGGCCGCGCCATGA